In Candidatus Deferrimicrobium sp., the genomic window CGCCAATGCGCTTCCACGGTACTTCCCCATGCTCACGACTGCCGCCGGAACCGTGCTCCCCGCGAAGGTATTCGTGATCGGCGCGGGGGTGGCGGGGCTCTCGGCGATCGCCACCGCGCGTCGCCTCGGAGCAAGCGTGGAGGCCACCGACACGCGTCCCGTGGCGAAGGAGCAGGTGGAGAGCCTGGGCGCAAGGTTTGTGGGAGTCGACACCGCGGAGATCGCCCAGGATGCCTCGGGGTACGCCCGGGAGCTTTCGGAAGACTTCTACAGGAAGCAGGCAGAGCTTCTCGCGGACCGGTGCGCGGCGTCGGACGTTGTCATCACGACGGCTCTGATCGGCGGAGTGAAGGCGCCAAGGCTCCTCACCGCGGAGATGGTGCACGGGATGAAGCCGGGATCGGTAATCGTGGATGCGGCCGCCGAGGGCGGAGGCAACTGCGCGCTGACCCGTCCGGGGGAGACGATCGTCGAGGGCGGCGTGACGATCTGCGGTCCCCTCAATCTCCCCGCCGAAATGCCGTGGCACGCAAGCACGCTTTACTCGCGCAACCTGGCGGCGTTCGTCCTTGCCTTCTGGAAGGACGGACGGTTCACCCTCGACCTGGAAGACGAGATCCTTCGGGGCGCCCTCGTGACCCACGGAGGCGAAGTCAGACTCGCCACGGTGAGTTGACGGACACCAAGGAGGCACTCCCATGAGTCCGTCCCTCGAAATGGGACTCTACATCTTCGTACTGGCCACGTTCCTCGGGCTGGAGATCATCCGAAGGGTGTCTCCGCTTCTTCACACCCCCCTCATGTCCCTGACGAACGCTATCTCGGCCATCACGATCGTCGGCTCCATCCTGGTCGCAGGCGAGCAGAAGACGACCCTCTCCACCGTCCTCGGCACCCTCGCCGTGACCTGTTCCATGATCAACATCGTCGGTGGTTACCTGATCACCTACCGCATGCTCCGGATGTTCAGGAAAAGCGGGAAGGACCGCCGATGATCGACCGGGCGATCCCCCTCCTCTATCTCGCCGCGGCGGCGTCCTTCATCCTCGCGCTCAAGTGGCTCTCGTCGGTCCCCACGGCCCGTCGGGGCGTAGTCGTTGGGGCGGCCGGGATGGCGCTTGCGGTCGCCGGGACACTGATGAAACCGGAGATCGAAAGCTACCGGTGGATCGCGGTCGCCTTCGTCGCGGGTACCGCCATCGGCATCCCGATGGCGATGATGCCGATGACCGCCGTGCCGCAGCGAACCGCCCTCTCCCACGCCTTCGGCGCCCTTGCGGCCGCGTTGGTGGGGACGGCCGAATTCTACCTGCGGGCTCCCGCCATCGACCGCTTCACCATGGGAGCGATGGTCCTCGAGGTGCTTCTCGGCTCCCTCACCTTCACCGCATCGCTGATGGCGTTCGGAAAGCTCCAGGAGATCCTCCCCACCCGCCCCATCACATGGCGGCACCAGAACATCCTCAATTTCACCCTCCTCGGCCTCGCGGTGGCGTCGGGGGCATACCTCATCGCTCACCCGGACGCGATCCGGCTGTTCCCCGTTTTTGGGAGCCTGGCGCTCGTGTTCGGGGTGATGCTCATCATCCCCATCGGCGGCGCGGATATGCCGACGGTGATCTCCCTCCTCAACTCCTACGCGGGCCTGTCGGCCGCGGCGATGGGGTTCGTGCTCGACAACAAGCTGCTGATCATCGCCGGCGCGCTCGACGGCTCCTCCGGCCTCATCCTGTCGGTGATCATGTGTCGCGCGATGAATCGCTCGTTCACCAACGTGCTGTTCGGCGCCTTCGGGCAGGTACAGGCGACGACCGGGGCCGCCCGGGAGCAGCGCGCCGTCCGCAGCGCCACGCCGGAAGAGGCCGCCGGGGTCCTGCAGGCCGCGAGCCGCGTGATCGTCGTCCCCGGCTACGGCATGGCCGTCGCCCAGGCGCAGCACAAGGTCCGGGAGCTGTACGACACGCTGACGAAGGCGGGAATCGACGTGCGGTTCGCCATCCACCCGGTGGCGGGACGGATGCCGGGGCACATGAACGTGCTCCTCGCCGAGGCGAACATCCCGTACGACCGGCTGGTCGAGATGGAGGATGTGAACTCCGATTTCCCGCAGGCAGACGTGGCCCTCGTGATCGGAGCCAACGACGTCACGAACCCCGCGGCGCGCCACGACAGGAACAGTCCGATCTACGGGATGCCGATCCTCGACGTGGACAAGGCGCGCACGGTGATGGTGATCAAGCGTAGCATGAGCCCGGGATTCGCGGGGATCGAGAACGAGCTGTATTTCATGGACCGGACGCTGATGGTCTTCGGCGACGCCAAGGCGGTCGTCGGGGACATCGTGAAGGAATTCGGCGGAGGAGCCTGATCCGGAACGACACGAACGATACGCCTTGGGGTACTATGGAATCAGGGAGGAACCCATGGGACCCGTAGATTACATTCCGAGGATCCGTGACAATTACGCGCGGCTGGGCTACAAATCCTACAACTGGGTCGTCAACGCCGACACCCCTCCGTGGGCGCCGCTTTCCAAACCGTTGTCGCAATGCCGGCTGGGGTTGGCTGCCTCGGGGGGAATCTACGTTACCGGGCAGGTGGCGTTCCACCACAAGGACGACACCTCCTACCGGGAGACCCCTACGGACGTCGACACGAAGGATCTGCGCGCCACCCACTTCGCCTACGACCTGTCCGACGCGCGCATGGACCCGAACGTCGTCTTCCCGATCGACACGCTGCGCCGCCTTGTTCGGGAGGGGTTCCTCGGAGGGCTGGCGAGCCGCTTCTACTCGTTCATGGGCGGGATCTATTCTTCCCGACGCGTCTCCGAGGATCTCGCCCCGCGTCTGACCGCCCGATTCCTTGATGACGGCGTCGACGCCGTCCTGCTGGTACCCGTTTGACCCGTCTGCCACCAGTCCGTGGGACTGGTCGCAAGGCATGTGGAAGCCGCCGGGATCCCGACGCTCTGCATGACGAGCGCCCGGGACATTACGCGGGCGGTCAACCCTCCCCGCGCGGCGTTTCTCGACTTCCCCCTCGGGCACACGGCCGGCAAGCCGCACGAGCCCGACCTGCAGCGCGAAATCCTCGTCGAGGCGCTCTCGTCCTTCGAGACGATGACGGCCCCGGGGTCCATGAAGGAGCTACCGTTCCGCTGGTCGGAGGACGAGGAGTGGAAAGAAAAGGCGTTCGCGGAAGGGGACGACCGGACACCCCGCCACGGCACCCCGCAATACCAGGACGAGGAGGATCGCCGCCGGGCGGAACAAGGGGGTTCCCTACCCTGCCCCGTCTGCCGATCCTGACATTCGTGTAGCGCCCCGGGGGACGAGATGAAAGTCCTGCTGCTGGAGAACATCCACCCCGATGCAGGGGCGGTTTTCGCGGCGTCCGGGCATGCCGTGGAGCGGGTGCCGCACAGCCCCGCCCGGAAGGTGCTCGCCCAGGAGATCGGGGACGTCTCCGTTCTCGGCATCCGCTCGAAAACCCGGGTGACCGCCGACCTTCTGGAGCACGCTCCGGATCTTCTGGCCATCGGCGCGTTCTGCATCGGGACCGAACAGGTCGACCTCGAGGCGTGCAGCCGCCGCGGGGTAGCGGTCTTCAACGCCCCCTACAGCAACACCCGCAGCGTGGTCGAACTTGCCCTGGGCGAGATGATCCTGCTCCTGCGCGGCGCGGTCGACCGCAGCGCGGACCTCCACCGGGGAATCTGGAGGAAGTCCTCGGAGGGATTCCACGAGATCCGTGGGAAGAAGCTCGGGATCGTCGGGTACGGGAACATCGGCTCCCAGCTCTCCGTCCTCGCGGAAGCGATGGGGATGGAAGTGAACTACCACGACCTCGTGGAGAAGCTTTCGATGGGGAACGCCCGGAAGTGCTCCCTGGAGGAACTTCTGCGGGTCTCGGACATCGTCACCGTCCACGTCGACGGACGGGAGGAAAACCGGGGCCTCATCGGGGAGAGGGAATTTTCAGCGATGAAGGACGGGGTGATCTTCCTCAACCTGAGCCGCGGCTTCGTGGTGGATGTGGAAGCGCTCGCGCGGAACGTGCGCGGCGGGAAGGTCCGCGGCGCGGCGGTGGACGTATTCCCGGAGGAGCCGCGAACCGACAAGGATCCCTTCTCCTCGCCGCTGCAGGAGCTTCCGAACGTGATCCTGACCCCGCACATCGGCGGCTCGACCGAGGAGGCCCAGCAGGGGATCGGAGGATTCGTGGCCGCGCAGCTTCTCGAATACCTGTCCACGGGGAACACGGCAACGAGCGTGAACTTTCCGGTCCTTTCTCCCTCCCCGACTCCCCAGCGCCACCGGTTCGCCCACGTCCATGAGAACCTCCCCGGAATGCTGGCGAAGATCAACGATCTCTTCGCGCGGCATGGCGTCAACATCGCCGGGCAACGGCTTGAGACGCGCGGCCGCCTTGGGTACGCGCTGATCGACGTGGCGCAGGAGTGCGACCCCGGGATCGTGGAGGAACTCCGTCGGATCCCCCAAACGGTCCGCGCCCGTCTCGTCTACTAACCCCTGGAAGCGAGGAGCGCGCGGATGACCTCTCCCCTGTCTCCCCTGTTCCGTCCCTCCCGGATCGCCGTGATCGGCGCGTCCTCGAACCCCGACAAGATGGGGTTCCAGATCTTCCGCAATATCAAGGAGGCCGGTTACGCCGGCGAGATCGTGCCCGTGAACCCCAAGGGGGAGGTGATCCTGGGCGTGTCCTCCGTAAAATCCGCCGCCGAACTCCCCGAGGGGACCGACCTCGCGGTCGTGATCATCCCGGCGAAGCTCGTCCCGGGAACGATGCGGGAGCTGGGGGGACGGAAAGTGAAGTCGGCGATCGTGATCACGGGCGGATTCGCCGAGTCCGGCGAGGCGGGAGCCGCTCTCCAGGAGGAGATGACGAAGGAGGCGCGGGCCGCGGGAATCCGCGTGGTCGGCCCCAACTGCCAGGGGTTGAACTACCCGTACCACGGCGTGTGCGCCTCGTGGCCGCTGATCACACGGCGGGGGGAGATCGCGATCGTATCGCAAAGCGGCACCGTCGGCGCGGCGCTGATCGACTGGGCGTCGGAGGAGCGTCTCGGGTTCTCCGCCTTCGTCAGCATGGGGAACCGTTCGGACGTCGACGAAGCGGACCTGATCGATTTCTTCGCGGAGGATTCGCACACGAAGGTGATCGCCCTCTACATCGAAGGGGTGAAGGACGCGCCGAAATTCCTGACCGCCGTCCGTACCTGCCCGAAGCCGGTCGTGATCTTCAAGGCCGGGCGGACCGAGCGGGGACGCAAAGCGGCGGAGTCGCACACCCGGTCGCTCGCGGGCCGCGACGAGATCTACGACGCCGTGTTCCGCCAGAACGGTGTGCACCGCGCCGCCACGCTCGAGGAGCTGTACGACTTCGCGAAAGCCCTCGCCTACGTCCCTCCCCCCGGGGGTCCGCGAATGCTGATCGTAACGAGCTCCGGCGGGTCCGCAATCATCGCCACCGACGTGGCCGAAGAGGAAGGGCTGCGCGTGGTCCCCCTGTCTACGGCGCTCTCCGGAAAGCTCCGGGAGATCCTCCCCTCCCATTGCATCGTCGGCAACCCCCTCGATCTCACCGGCGACACCGACGCCGCCCGCTACCGGAACGTGCTCGACGCGGCCGAGGGGGAGTTCGACGTGGTGATGGCGATCTTCGGGGATCCGATCCCCGGGGCCTCGGAGGTGATCCGCCCCGGGCGGTGCGAGCTGGTGTCCTACCTCGGCGGCGCCGATGTGGAGCGCGCGGAACGGACGCTGTTCCACGAGAGGAAGATCGCCGTCTTCCCTACGCCGGAGCGGGCCGTGAAGGCCCTCTCCTGCCATGTCCGGTTTCACCGCCACCGCTTCCCGATCTCCCTGGAAGGGGCGGTGCACGGGGATGCGCCGTCGGCG contains:
- a CDS encoding NAD(P)(+) transhydrogenase (Re/Si-specific) subunit beta; protein product: MIDRAIPLLYLAAAASFILALKWLSSVPTARRGVVVGAAGMALAVAGTLMKPEIESYRWIAVAFVAGTAIGIPMAMMPMTAVPQRTALSHAFGALAAALVGTAEFYLRAPAIDRFTMGAMVLEVLLGSLTFTASLMAFGKLQEILPTRPITWRHQNILNFTLLGLAVASGAYLIAHPDAIRLFPVFGSLALVFGVMLIIPIGGADMPTVISLLNSYAGLSAAAMGFVLDNKLLIIAGALDGSSGLILSVIMCRAMNRSFTNVLFGAFGQVQATTGAAREQRAVRSATPEEAAGVLQAASRVIVVPGYGMAVAQAQHKVRELYDTLTKAGIDVRFAIHPVAGRMPGHMNVLLAEANIPYDRLVEMEDVNSDFPQADVALVIGANDVTNPAARHDRNSPIYGMPILDVDKARTVMVIKRSMSPGFAGIENELYFMDRTLMVFGDAKAVVGDIVKEFGGGA
- a CDS encoding NAD(P) transhydrogenase subunit alpha is translated as MSPSLEMGLYIFVLATFLGLEIIRRVSPLLHTPLMSLTNAISAITIVGSILVAGEQKTTLSTVLGTLAVTCSMINIVGGYLITYRMLRMFRKSGKDRR
- a CDS encoding glycine/sarcosine/betaine reductase selenoprotein B family protein; this translates as MGPVDYIPRIRDNYARLGYKSYNWVVNADTPPWAPLSKPLSQCRLGLAASGGIYVTGQVAFHHKDDTSYRETPTDVDTKDLRATHFAYDLSDARMDPNVVFPIDTLRRLVREGFLGGLASRFYSFMGGIYSSRRVSEDLAPRLTARFLDDGVDAVLLVPV
- a CDS encoding acetate--CoA ligase family protein — encoded protein: MTSPLSPLFRPSRIAVIGASSNPDKMGFQIFRNIKEAGYAGEIVPVNPKGEVILGVSSVKSAAELPEGTDLAVVIIPAKLVPGTMRELGGRKVKSAIVITGGFAESGEAGAALQEEMTKEARAAGIRVVGPNCQGLNYPYHGVCASWPLITRRGEIAIVSQSGTVGAALIDWASEERLGFSAFVSMGNRSDVDEADLIDFFAEDSHTKVIALYIEGVKDAPKFLTAVRTCPKPVVIFKAGRTERGRKAAESHTRSLAGRDEIYDAVFRQNGVHRAATLEELYDFAKALAYVPPPGGPRMLIVTSSGGSAIIATDVAEEEGLRVVPLSTALSGKLREILPSHCIVGNPLDLTGDTDAARYRNVLDAAEGEFDVVMAIFGDPIPGASEVIRPGRCELVSYLGGADVERAERTLFHERKIAVFPTPERAVKALSCHVRFHRHRFPISLEGAVHGDAPSAKGMSPADSMEFLARAGFPLTRFRRAGTEDEAVAAAHGIGFPVAVKMNSPDVTHKSDAGGVFLDVTNDAGVRVAFRKIRKAEGRLGARTGGALICAMAPAGHEVIVGVTKDPQFGHAVMFGLGGIFVEVMKDVSFRVAPLSRKDAVEMVREIRGYRALTGLRGKPAGDLDALEMLLLQLSAFLASHPEIEEMDLNPVIVHARGLSIADARVVLGG
- a CDS encoding Re/Si-specific NAD(P)(+) transhydrogenase subunit alpha, with translation MKIAVPREIREGERRIALVPESCRKLVKAGIEVSIESGAGAQAFFPDGAYREAGASVGEIAAPVLGGADFILKVQAPAPYPSPGGHEVDAMREGAILLCTLMPSRHPDVVKRLAARRITSFATDRIPRITRAQSMDTLSSMANISGYKAVLVAANALPRYFPMLTTAAGTVLPAKVFVIGAGVAGLSAIATARRLGASVEATDTRPVAKEQVESLGARFVGVDTAEIAQDASGYARELSEDFYRKQAELLADRCAASDVVITTALIGGVKAPRLLTAEMVHGMKPGSVIVDAAAEGGGNCALTRPGETIVEGGVTICGPLNLPAEMPWHASTLYSRNLAAFVLAFWKDGRFTLDLEDEILRGALVTHGGEVRLATVS